Proteins co-encoded in one Setaria viridis chromosome 9, Setaria_viridis_v4.0, whole genome shotgun sequence genomic window:
- the LOC117836154 gene encoding protein RTE1-HOMOLOG produces the protein MEDQRSQLGQIDPRRARFPCCIVWTPIPFITWLVPFIGHIGICREDGVILDFAGPNFISVDNFAFGAVARYIQVNCDECYKLLEPEGGATWDGALKKGTQEFQNRNYNLFTCNCHSFVVNNLNRLFYSGHDKWNVVSLAAVMFLRGRWVSTASAVKIFLPFAVVLSAGTLLGGMTFLIGLAAFAAVMTGWFLVGTYCIKGLIEL, from the exons ATGGAAGATCAGAGAAGCCAGCTTGGTCAGATCGACCCAAGAAGAGCCCGATTTCCTTGTTGCATCGTATGGACTCCAATACCCTTCATCACATGGTTGGTGCCATTTATCGGTCACATTGGTATCTGCAGAGAAGATGGTGTGATTCTGGACTTCGCTGGTCCAAATTTTATATCAGTTGACAACTTTGCATTCGGAGCTGTTGCACGCTACATTCAAGTAAATTGTGATGAG TGCTATAAGCTTCTTGAACCTGAAGGAGGTGCCACATGGGACGGTGCGTTGAAGAAAGGCACGCAGGAGTTTCAGAACAGGAACTACAACCTATTCACCTGCAACTGTCACTCCTTTGTCGTGAACAATCTGAACCGACTGTTTTACTCCGGCCACGACAAATGGAATGTGGTCAGCCTAGCTGCTGTGATGTTCTTACGAGGCCGCTGGGTGAGCACGGCATCTGCGGTGAAGATTTTCTTGCCGTTCGCGGTCGTGCTCTCCGCCGGTACCCTCCTCGGCGGCATGACATTCCTGATTGGCCTTGCTGCTTTCGCCGCTGTGATGACTGGCTGGTTCCTTGTGGGCACCTACTGCATCAAAGGCCTCATAGAGTTGTGA
- the LOC117840231 gene encoding probable GTP-binding protein OBGC2, with protein MALLLHPRLPSHPLRAATQHHHAISDSSCLVPLPGLARKRTPFAVTCRAARVKEAAPTTRAAAPPTPASLAKEAHKYFDHAVVTVRAGDGGHGAVLAMPPAPSTDAAKPRGRFNRGEKKSKKVSYKRNYDGSVALPTGGHGGDVVVYADEAEETLLRFHEKARYCAKRGGNVGAAGGTLSSRMHSGFAGETLRIPVPVGTVVKRKKGTVLADLAHPGDEVLVARGGQGGISLIDVPEYRRRKAMTLSPNIMRDASDKVLTHGQPGEEVSLELILRVVADVGLVGLPNAGKSTLLSAITLARPDIADYPFTTLMPNLGRLGGDPALGALQFSSEATLADLPGLIEGAHLGKGLGRNFLRHLRRTRVIVHVVDAGADDPVNDYKIVREELRMYNPQYLERPYVVVLNKIDLPKAHDRLSSLALEISSIGCEEGQDISGSKDNLNGHVSKHQVSSEATVEGGEKQLGDYPRPQAVVAASVLRHIGIDEMLKEIRAALRKCFDHKLPEQ; from the exons ATGGCGCTTCTTCTCCATCCCCGCCTCCCCTCCCACCCTCTCCGCGCGGCCACCCAGCATCACCACGCCATCTCGGATAGCTCTTGCCTCGTTCCCCTCCCCGGCCTTGCGAGGAAGCGCACGCCGTTCGCGGTCACGTGCCGGGCGGCACGGGTCAAGGAGGCCGCTCCGaccacgcgcgccgccgctcctcctacGCCGGCGTCGCTGGCGAAGGAGGCGCACAAGTACTTCGACCACGCTGTGGTCACGGTccgcgcgggcgacggcgggcaCGGCGCCGTGCTCGCCATGCCGCCTGCCCCCTCGACCGACGCCGCCAAGCCCCGCGGCAGGTTCAACAGGGGcgagaagaagagcaagaaggTGTCGTACAAGCGGAACTACGACGGGTCGGTGGCGCTGCCCACgggcgggcacggcggcgacgtcgtGGTGTACGCCGACGAGGCCGAGGAGACGCTGCTGCGGTTCCACGAGAAGGCGCGGTACTGCGCCAAGAGGGGCGGGAACGTGGGCGCCGCCGGTGGCACGCTGAGCTCGAGGATGCACAGCGGGTTCGCCGGGGAGACGCTCAGGATACCCGTGCCTGTAG GAACTGTTGTGAAGCGCAAGAAGGGGACTGTTCTTGCTGATTTGGCTCATCCTGGCGATGAAGTGCTCGTCGCTAGAGGTGGACAGGGCGGG ATCAGCTTGATAGATGTGCCTGAGTACAGGAGGAGGAAAGCCATGACTTTATCCCCAAACATCATGCGTGATGCTAGTGACAAA GTATTAACTCATGGTCAGCCTGGTGAGGAAGTAAGCTTGGAGTTGATCTTAAGGGTAGTTGCTGATGTTGGCCTTGTG GGACTTCCAAATGCTGGAAAGTCAACACTTCTATCAGCTATTACACTCGCAAGACCAGACATTGCTGATTATCCATTCACTACATTAATGCCAAATCTTGGCCGTCTTGGTGGAGATCCTGCTTTAGGAGCCTTACAGttttcctctgaagcaacattGGCAGACTTGCCAGGTCTAATTGAGGGTGCTCATCTTGGAAAG GGTCTTGGCCGCAATTTCTTAAGACATTTAAGGAGAACTAGAGTAATCGTCCATGTTGTCGATGCTGGTGCAGATGATCCTGTCAATGATTATAAGATTGTCAGAGAA GAATTAAGGATGTATAACCCCCAATACCTGGAGCGACCTTATGTTGTGGTCCTGAACAAGATTGATCTTCCTAAG GCCCATGATAGGCTATCATCACTGGCTTTAGAAATATCTTCAATTGGTTGTGAAGAAGGGCAGGACATAAGTGGCAGCAAAGATAATCTAAATGGACACGTAAGCAAACATCAGGTCTCATCGGAGGCTACAGTTGAAGGTGGTGAAAAGCAACTCGGGGACTATCCAAGACCTCAAGCTGTTGTCGCTGCTAGCGTATT